TTCGCCCTGGTGTGGGCGTCGTCGCCGTCGTTCCTCCCGGTGGTCGAGGACCACGAGGGGGAGCGGACCTCGGCCGCCCGCGCGTGGCTCGAGCCCCGGACCCTGCTGATCGGGCTGATGGTGCTGGCCCTGGCGATGACCGAGGGCACCGCCAACGACTGGCTCGCCGTCGCCCTGGTCGACGGGCACGACGTCTCGCACGCGGTGGGGGTCGCCGGCTTCGCGGTCTTCGTGGCTGCCATGACCGCCGGCCGCTTCGTCGGCACCGGGCTGATCGACCGGCACGGCCGGGTCACGGTGCTGTGGTCGACGATGGCCCTCGCCGGTGCGGGCGTGCTGCTGATCGTGTTCGCCGACCACCCGGCCGTCGTGGTGCTCGGGATCGTGCTCTGGGGCGTCGGGTCGTCGCTGGGCTTCCCCGTCGGGATGAGCGCGGCCGCGGACGACCCGCTGCGTGCGGCCGCCCGGGTGAGCGTGGTCTCGACGATCGGCTACGCCGCCTTCCTCGCCGGACCGCCGTTCCTCGGCTTCGTCGGCGACGAGGTCGGCACCCTCAAGGCGCTGCTCGTCGTCGCCTTCCTGCTGCTGCCCGCGGCGCTCGTCGTGCCCAGCGCCCGCGAGCAGCGGGCGGCTCCTGCCGCACGGGCCTGACTAGCGCTCGCCGCCGGGGACCCACAGCACGTCGCCGTTCTCCCTGTTCGCGTGGCGGGCGAGGATGAAGAGCAGGTCGGAGAGCCGGTTGAGGTAGGTGATGGCCAGCAGGTTCATCGTCTCCTCGTGCTCGGCCCACGCCGCCCAGCCGGCGCGCTCGGCGCGGCGGGCGACCGTGCGAGCGACGTGCAGGTGGGCGGCAGCGACGGTGCCGCCGTTGAGGATGAACGACCGCAGCGCCGGCAGCTCGGCGTTGTAGTGGTCGCACCAGCCCTCGAGCCGGTCGACGTAGTCCTGCTCGATGCGCAGCGGCGGGTACTCCGGGTCGGCCACGACCGGGGTGCAGAGGTCCGCGCCCACGTCGAACAGGTCGTTCTGCACGTGCGTGAGCACCGCGACGACGTCCTCGTCGAGACCCGCGTGGGCGAGCGCGACGCCGATGTGGGCGTTCGCCTCGTCGACGCAGGCGTACGCCTCGAGGCGCGGGTCGGTCTTCGACGTCTCGCTCATGTCGCCGAGCCGGGTGCGCCCGGCGTCGCCGGTGCGGGTGTAGATGCGGGTCAGGTTCACCATGACGCGGAGCCTACTGGTCGCGACTCGCCGGAAAAGGTGGTGCATGCGTGCAACCCCGCGCGGTAGAACAACGTCCTAGGGAGTGACAGCGGTCACGACTCGGGCGTCCGGGGGACGTCGGTGAGGAGCACCAGATGGAGATCACCACGGACGGGGCCACGCTGGTCCTGCACGGGGCCTTCGACGTGCGCAGCACGTGGGAGGTGCGCAACGCCATCTACGGCTGCCTCGAGGCGCTCGACGGGGTCGACCACGAGGTCGTCGTCGACATGACCGACGTGTCCACCATCGACCTGACCGCGCTCCGCCTGCTCGCCGTGGCCACCCGTCACGCGTGGCTCACCGGACACCACCTCACGGTCCGCAACCCCGGTCCGGCGGTGCGCCGGATGGCCCACCTGGCGCGCCTGGCCCACGCGATCGAGGTCGAGCGGGTGGCCGCGACCGCCTGAGGTCCTGAGGCATCCGTCACACGTCCAGCCCGGTGACCAACCGGTAACCGCAGCCCTACTGTGTCGCCATGACGGAATCGGGTCACACGGACCGCACGGCCGGGGAGCGTCCCGCCAAGGACCGGCCGTGGGTGATGCGCACCTATGCCGGCCACTCCACCGCCGAGGCGTCCAACGCGCTCTACCGCACCAACCTGGCCAAGGGGCAGACCGGCCTCAGCGTCGCGTTCGACCTGCCGACCCAGACCGGCTACGACCCCGACAGCCCGCTCAGCCGCGGCGAGGTCGGCAAGGTCGGCGTCCCGGTCCCGCACCTGGGCGAGATGCGCACGCTCTTCACCGACATCCCGCTCACCGCGATGAACACCTCGATGACGATCAACGCGGTCGCGATGTGGATGCTCGCGATGTACCAGGTCGTCGCCGAGGAGCAGAACCCGGACCTGTCGCCCGAGGAGGTCGCCGCCCAGCTCGCCGGCACCACCCAGAACGACATCATCAAGGAGTACCTCTCCCGCGGGACCTACGCGTTCCCGCCCGAGGCCTCGATGCGGCTGATCGCCGACATGATCGCCTACACCGTCCACCGGATCCCGAAGTGGAACCCGATCAACATCTGCAGCTACCACCTGCAGGAGGCGGGCGCCACGCCCGTGCAGGAGCTCGCGTACGCGCTGAGCACCGCGATCGCCGTGCTCGACGAGGTCAAGGCCTCGGGCCAGGTCTCCGACGACGACTTCGAGAAGGTCGTCGGGCGGATCTCGTTCTTCGTCAACGCGGGCGTCCGGTTCATCGAGGAGACCTGCAAGATGCGGGCCTTCGTCCAGCTCTGGGACGAGATCGCCCGGGACCGCTACGGCGTCCAGGACCCCAAGATGCGGCGCTTCCGCTACGGCGTGCAGGTCAACTCGCTCGGCCTCACCGAGGCCCAGCCGGAGAACAACGTGCAGCGCATCGTGCTGGAGATGCTCGGCGTCACGCTGTCGAAGGACGCCCGCGCCCGCGCGCTCCAGCTGCCGGCCTGGAACGAGGCGCTCGGCCTGCCGCGCCCGTGGGACCAGCAGTGGTCGCTGCGCCTGCAGCAGGTGCTGGCCTTCGAGTCCGACCTGCTCGAGTACGACGACATCTTCGCCGGCTCCCACGTCATCGAGGCCAAGGTCGCCGAGCTGGTCGCCGGCGCGAAGGCCGAGATCGAGCGGGTGCAGGAGATGGGCGGCGCGATCGCTGCCGTCGACTACATGAAGTCCGAGCTGGTCTCCTCCCACGCCGCGCGCCGGGCCCGGATCGAGTCCGGGGAGGAGGTCATCGTCGGCGTCAACCGGTTCGAGACGACCGAGCCCTCGCCGCTGACCGCCGACCTCGACGGCGCGATCATGGCTGCCGACCCCGAGGCCGAGCGCACCGCGCGCGCCAGCGTCGAGGCGTGGAAGGCCGGGCGGGACGAGGCCGAGGTGGCCGACGCCCTGGCCGCTCTCGCCGCCGCCGCGAAGACCGACGAGAACCTGATGGCACCCACCCTGGCCGCGGCGCGGGCGGGCGCGACCACGGGGGAGTGGGCGGCGACCCTGCGCGAGGTGTTCGGCGAGTACCGCGGCCCGACCGGCGTGTCCGGCGCCGTGGCCACCGAGGCGGGCGCCGAGCTCACCGCGTTGCGCGAGCGGGTGCGGGCCACGGGCGAGGAGCTGGGCGGGCGGCTGCGGCTGCTGGTGGGCAAGCCGGGGCTCGACGGGCACTCCAACGGTGCCGAGCAGGTCGCGGTCCGCGCCCGCGACGCCGGCTTCGAGGTGATCTACCAGGGCATCCGGCTGACGCCGGCCCAGATCGTGGCGGCCGCGGTCGCCGAGGACGTGCACTGCATCGGCCTCTCCATCCTGTCCGGCTCCCACATGGAGCTGGTGCCGGACGTGCTCGACGGCCTGGCCGAGGCCGGCCTGGGCGACCTCCCGGTGATCGTGGGCGGCATCATCCCCGAGGCCGACGGGCGCCGGCTGCGTGAGCTCGGCGTCGCCGCCGTCTACACGCCGAAGGACTACGGCCTCACCGAGATCATGGGCGGCATCGTCGACGTGATCCGCCGGGCCCACGACCTGGACTGAGGTTAGGCTGCCCTAAATTCTCCTGCTATCGTCCCGACCGTGGGCAAGAAGGCCAAGGGCAAGGGCAGCAAGGACGGCAAGGTCGCCAAGCTGCCCAAGAAGAAGTGCTGCGAGGACACGCCGAAGTGCCAGCGCTGCCCGCTGCGGATGCTCAAGGAGGGCACCCTGCCCGAGGGCTACACCGTGCACAAGCGGCGCCTGGTGACGACCGCCGAGCTGGAGCGGTCGCGTCGCAAGAAGTCGAAGAAGAAGATCGCGGCCTGAGGCCGCGCCCCACCGAGGAGCCCCCGATGCCTGCCGCCCGCTTCGCCGACCAGCTCAACGTCCAGATCGGCAACGAGCTCGCCGCCCACCACCAGTACCTCGCGTGTGCGATCCACTACGACGCGCTGACCATGCCGAGGATGGCGGCGTTCTTCTACGCCCAGGCCCTCGAGGAGCGCGGTCACGCGATGATGATGGTCCAGTACCTCCTCGACACCGACTCCGAGGTCGCGATCCCCGCGGTGCCCGCTCCGACGTCGTCGTTCGCGGACGTGGTGGCTCCCGTGGCGCTCGCCCTCGAGCAGGAGCGGACGGTCACCGAGCAGGTCAACGGCCTGCTGCGGATCGCCCGCGAGGAGCACGACTTCGCCTCCGAGCAGTTCATGCAGTGGTTCATCAAGGAGCAGGTCGAGGAGGTCGCCACGATG
Above is a genomic segment from Nocardioides okcheonensis containing:
- a CDS encoding protein meaA, coding for MRTYAGHSTAEASNALYRTNLAKGQTGLSVAFDLPTQTGYDPDSPLSRGEVGKVGVPVPHLGEMRTLFTDIPLTAMNTSMTINAVAMWMLAMYQVVAEEQNPDLSPEEVAAQLAGTTQNDIIKEYLSRGTYAFPPEASMRLIADMIAYTVHRIPKWNPINICSYHLQEAGATPVQELAYALSTAIAVLDEVKASGQVSDDDFEKVVGRISFFVNAGVRFIEETCKMRAFVQLWDEIARDRYGVQDPKMRRFRYGVQVNSLGLTEAQPENNVQRIVLEMLGVTLSKDARARALQLPAWNEALGLPRPWDQQWSLRLQQVLAFESDLLEYDDIFAGSHVIEAKVAELVAGAKAEIERVQEMGGAIAAVDYMKSELVSSHAARRARIESGEEVIVGVNRFETTEPSPLTADLDGAIMAADPEAERTARASVEAWKAGRDEAEVADALAALAAAAKTDENLMAPTLAAARAGATTGEWAATLREVFGEYRGPTGVSGAVATEAGAELTALRERVRATGEELGGRLRLLVGKPGLDGHSNGAEQVAVRARDAGFEVIYQGIRLTPAQIVAAAVAEDVHCIGLSILSGSHMELVPDVLDGLAEAGLGDLPVIVGGIIPEADGRRLRELGVAAVYTPKDYGLTEIMGGIVDVIRRAHDLD
- a CDS encoding STAS domain-containing protein, yielding MEITTDGATLVLHGAFDVRSTWEVRNAIYGCLEALDGVDHEVVVDMTDVSTIDLTALRLLAVATRHAWLTGHHLTVRNPGPAVRRMAHLARLAHAIEVERVAATA
- a CDS encoding MFS transporter encodes the protein MAQLTAARNAVGLAFFLNGLVFASWVSRIPEVRSSFELTNGRLGLVLLAISVGSVVALPTTGALITRWGTVRIVRGGAVLASIGMLTAALSLGDTLALTVVGLVVYGVGIGVWDVAMNVEGAEVERGLGRTIMPRFHAGFSGGTVVGALVGALLIELGVPSSAHLGVVVVASFALVWASSPSFLPVVEDHEGERTSAARAWLEPRTLLIGLMVLALAMTEGTANDWLAVALVDGHDVSHAVGVAGFAVFVAAMTAGRFVGTGLIDRHGRVTVLWSTMALAGAGVLLIVFADHPAVVVLGIVLWGVGSSLGFPVGMSAAADDPLRAAARVSVVSTIGYAAFLAGPPFLGFVGDEVGTLKALLVVAFLLLPAALVVPSAREQRAAPAARA
- a CDS encoding ferritin: MPAARFADQLNVQIGNELAAHHQYLACAIHYDALTMPRMAAFFYAQALEERGHAMMMVQYLLDTDSEVAIPAVPAPTSSFADVVAPVALALEQERTVTEQVNGLLRIAREEHDFASEQFMQWFIKEQVEEVATMSDLLTVVSRNRDDVEDIEEYVAREHGGEGEDPTAPRQAGAAG
- a CDS encoding cob(I)yrinic acid a,c-diamide adenosyltransferase gives rise to the protein MVNLTRIYTRTGDAGRTRLGDMSETSKTDPRLEAYACVDEANAHIGVALAHAGLDEDVVAVLTHVQNDLFDVGADLCTPVVADPEYPPLRIEQDYVDRLEGWCDHYNAELPALRSFILNGGTVAAAHLHVARTVARRAERAGWAAWAEHEETMNLLAITYLNRLSDLLFILARHANRENGDVLWVPGGER